In a genomic window of Helianthus annuus cultivar XRQ/B chromosome 10, HanXRQr2.0-SUNRISE, whole genome shotgun sequence:
- the LOC110882930 gene encoding uncharacterized protein LOC110882930: protein MSTSDGFELAVLCDHDKYTEPMVWIGIYIAVASLLCTLAMTADLFLGFRSKKDWYPCKYFSLNAASITVITIAMKLPVDLSGEMPRHIDQAAKQGSLAFMCTMMANFMPSLAAMDNKTLLANMVGLSILVITIIVNILIEIHTGVIKPDTVQILWIHDFTIDFVMVAYIYTTVITLLLVISIASSLTIPTSKEILEVKYQIKNRTFLTDQHLQHTQMSIVDKLRQDVRRYWVMAESGSPQFVMASNPLSIASGVICVILNFLNLLMVQSFPFREHQCESVYRRSIPFILMTQVIGVGVGTIAPVARCYSVLNFKFFTKWKRNHLMVFIVEKYWTQLLCEWKQRPIHFLSSSRLRTMLYNSKGVILSLCIRLQKIIVILCKVISLILTVFPILVFSYVYIRVSLQASFFTPPIVSRTDDIDKDLSNYVLHIHDDMEATARTLKRISNSRNSFILKAEKEQNKDLLELLEKSAGFKGVETFDSNYVQPLLSVELVNSWSLPIVTLTCIAVALPNISKDTTKNLLSSVGEGLSCTHQVEESLNHGKEYANVFRGKQAKEILMWFSDRAKETVKEINISISGEMVENIPKELIAANSMYRMVETILLRDESNIEQINEEQLFAILNGMIADIFSACFTNLPQVIIVKCHESVIEKREASVKAAAKLLGKTTKIIERLERCELPSMDPDKMAHVDEWRHYLKQSIP, encoded by the exons ATGAGTACTTCAGATGGTTTTGAACTAGCTGTGCTTTGTGATCATGACAAGTATACTGAACCTATGGTGTGGATTGGGATCTACATTGCAGTAGCATCATTGCTTTGCACCCTTGCCATGACCGCGGACTTGTTTCTTGGTTTCCGAAGTAAAAAAGATTGGTATCCTTGTAAGTATTTTTCTCTAAATGCCGCATCTATTACAGTGATAACAATAGCCATGAAACTGCCTGTGGATCTAAGCGGTGAGATGCCACGTCACATCGACCAAGCAGCCAAACAAGGAAGTTTGGCTTTCATGTGCACAATGATGGCTAACTTTATGCCTTCTTTGGCAGCTATGGACAACAAGACACTGCTTGCAAATATGGTAGGTTTGTCCATTCTTGTTATCACCATCATTGTAAATATTTTGATTGAAATACATACCGGTGTTATCAAGCCTGATACTGTCCAAATTTTGTGGATCCATGATTTTACTATTGACTTTGTTATGGTCGCGTACATCTATACGACTGTGATCACCTTGTTACTAGTAATATCAATTGCATCTTCTCTAACAATTCCAACTTCTAAAGAAATTTTAGAAGTCAAGTATCAAATCAAGAACAGAACATTCTTAACTGATCAGCATCTACAACATACCCAAATGTCTATAGTTGATAAACTAAGGCAAGATGTGAGAAGATATTGGGTCATGGCAGAAAGTGGTAGCCCTCAATTTGTGATGGCTAGCAATCCATTATCCATTGCTTCTGGAGTAATTTGTGTAATTTTAAATTTCCTGAACTTACTTATGGTGCAAAGTTTTCCATTTAGAGAACACCAATGTGAATCAGTGTACAGGAGGTCAATACCTTTCATTCTCATGACACAGGTCATTGGGGTCGGGGTGGGTACCATTGCTCCGGTGGCAAGATGTTATTCAGTTTTGAACTTCAAGTTTTTCACAAAATGGAAGAGGAATCATTTGATGGTGTTTATAGTAGAAAAGTACTGGACCCAACTTTTGTGTGAGTGGAAACAAAGGCCTATACATTTTCTATCAAGCAGTAGACTAAGAACCATGCTCTATAATTCAAAAGGTGTCATTCTAAGCCTTTGTATTAGACTTCAAAAGATAATTGTCATTTTGTGTAAAGTGATATCGCTCATCCTGACAGTCTTTCCAATATTAGTCTTCTCCTATGTGTATATTAGGGTGTCACTGCAGGCAAGTTTTTTTACTCCACCTATCGTCTCTAGAACTGACGATATAGACAAAGACCTTAGCAACTACGTTTTACACATTCATGATGATATGGAGGCTACAGCAAGAACACTAAAGCGTATATCAAACTCTAGAAATTCCTTCATCTTAAAGGCTGAGAAGGAACAAAATAAGGATCTTTTGGAGCTTCTTGAGAAATCTGCCGGATTCAAAGGAGTAGAGACTTTTGACTCCAATTATGTTCAACCTCTGCTTTCTGTTGAACTTGTGAATAGTTGGAGCTTACCAATAGTTACCTTAACATGCATTGCGGTCGCTCTACCAAATATCAGTAAGGACACAACTAAAAACTTGTTAAGTAGTGTTGGTGAAGGTCTTTCATGCACCCATCAGGTGGAAGAAAGCCTCAACCATGGAAAAGAATATGCAA ATGTTTTTAGAGGGAAACAAGCAAAAGAGATTCTTATGTGGTTTTCTGATAGAGCTAAAGAAACCGTGAAAGAAATCAACATAAGTATCAGTGGAGAAATGGTGGAGAACATTCCTAAGGAGTTGATTGCTGCCAATTCAATGTACCGAATGGTAGAAACAATCTTGCTTAGAGATGAAAGCAACATAGAACAGATTAACGAAGAACAATTGTTTGCTATTTTAAATGGCATGATTGCAGACATATTCTCTGCTTGCTTCACTAACTTACCGCAAGTTATAATAGTCAAATGCCATGAAAGCGTGATAGAGAAAAGAGAGGCAAGTGTCAAGGCCGCAGCCA